The Penicillium digitatum chromosome 6, complete sequence genome contains the following window.
TCTCGAGTCCGTACAATGTGAGCAGCAGCACTGGCAGCAAGCAAAAGCCCATGTATATCACGATGGCGAGCCAGAACTCAACTTCTCGTCTCATGCCCAGCTCTAGTCCTAGCACTATGTACAAGTTAAGCCACAGTGGTAGCGGGGGAACCCTGAGCGCTGATAACTCTCGGCATAACCCTGCTGCAAGTCGGACTAGCTTGATTCCTCCCGCCCAGGGTCAGCAAGATTCGGGTTATACCACACTGTCGACGGATCATGATGGCTCGGGTCCTGCTGCCTTCATTCACGAGGCTGTTGTTCCTCAGCCTCCGCCTGAATGGCAGCCATTCGGCTACCCTCTAGCTCACAGTCTTTGTCTGATTACTTGCTACTCTGAAGGCGAAGAGGGTATCAGGTCGACTTTGGATTCAATTGCCACGACCGACTACCCGAACAGCCACAAAACGATCTTGGTCATCTGTGATGGTCTTATCAAGGGCCAGGGAGAGGAATTTTCCACGCCAGATATTGTCTTGGGCATGCTCAAGGACCCTGTTATTCCCAAGGACGAGGTCCAGCCCTATTCCTATGTGGCCGTCGCTACTGGCTCCAAGCGACACAATATGGCCAAAGTCTACACTGGGTTCTACGACTACGGCGATACTTCGATCATCCCGGCGGAAAAGCAACAGCGTGTTCCTATGATGGTGGTTGTCAAGTGCGGAACTCCACAGGAGTCAACGCTATCAAAGCCTGGTAATCGAGGCAAGCGAGACAGTCAGATCATTCTCATGTCTTTCCTCCAGAAGGTCATGTTCGATGAGCGTATGACGGAACTCGAGTTTGAGATGTTCAATGGCCTGTGGAATGTCACAGGCATCGCGCCGGACTTCTACGAGCTTGTTCTCATGGTCGATGCCGATACCAAGGTGTTCCCGGACAGCTTAACACACATGGCCTCGGCCATGGTGAAGGACCCAGAAATCATGGGTCTCTGCGGAGAGACCAAGATCGCTAACAAGACCGACAGCTGGGTATCAATGATCCAAGTCTTCGAGTAAGTTTTCCACCGTTGAGCAACCGGTACAACAACTAATTCTGCAATAGGTACTTCATCTCTCACCACCAAGCCAAATCATTCGAATCCGTCTTTGGTGGTGTCACCTGTCTCCCTGGATGTTTCTCCATGTACCGAATCAAAGCCCCCAAGGGCGGCCAAAACTACTGGGTCCCGATTCTCGCAAACCCCGACATCGTTGAACACTACTCGGAAAACGTCGTCGACACCCTCCACAAGAAGAACCTGCTCCTTCTTGGTGAAGATCGCTACCTCACGACCCTGATGCTCAAGACCTTCCCGAAACGCAAACAGATCTTCGTCCCCCAAGCCGTCTGCAAAACAGTCGTTCCTGACTCATTCCTCGTCCTGCTCTCTCAGCGCCGTCGTTGGATCAACAGTACCGTCCACAACCTCTTCGAACTGGTCCTCGTCCGTGATCTGTGCGGAACCTTCTGTTTCAGCATGCAGttcgtcatcttcatcgagCTGATCGGAACCCTCGTCCTACCCGCCGCCATCTCATTCACCATCTACGTCGTCATCGTCTCCATCGTTAGGAGACCCGTCCAGATCATTCCGCTCGTTCTGCTTGCCCTGGTCTTGGGTCTGCCGGGTGTTTTGATCGTCGTCACGGCACACAAACTCGTCTACGTGCTCTGGATGTTGATTTACCTCCTCTCGCTTCCGGTCTGGAACTTCATTCTGCCCATGTATGCGTTCTGGAAGTTTGATGACTTCAGTTGGGGTGACACCCGGAAGACTGCAGGGGAGCAGGACAAGGGACATGGTGATGGCGAGGGTGAGTTTGATAGTACGAAGATCACGATGAAGCGGTGGCGGGATTTTGAAAAAGGTAGGTCTTACTCTGTCCTCCTGGAAGGATTGGATGGATGGATGGATTCTAACATTCTTGTCAGAACGCCGCCTGCACAGTGCTTGGTCCCAGCCGCAAGCTTCGACGGATCCTTATCCTTCGCAGCACGAGACATACTCACATTTTTAACGAAAGCGATAGCGCTTGTTTTGTTGTTTTCCCCTTGTGTTTTGCTTCTATCTGTTTCTCCCGGATGCATCTGGTTTCGATGTGATCGTACCCGTTCCATGCCGGCGTTCAAATATTCTTATAATGTAGTTCAGGGCGCTGCACGACTGACGAGTTGATTATTTCACGTGTGCTCATATCTTGATTCTTGTTGGTTGTTTTTCGCTTCTGTTTCAAGCCTTTCGCTCTAGTTTGTACTTTGTACAGCTACTTTGTACAGCGTTGCCCTGTTAGTCCATAAATCGCCATCCTCATCGACACTGCGTAATCACAAAAGCGTGAGAAATCCGGTAAAGCAACATGAACCATTATGCTAGTTCTGGTCTGACATTTCACAGGTCAACTACACAGCCCGATGTATGTTCAGCCCAAGCTGTGCCCGAAAGGATCAAAGCGCAAGTCACCGGGCTGATCCGGTTGAAATCTGCATGCGTTCGACCTATATGTAGAGTACTCCCTGCATTGTTTACGTTTCCACAAGCGAGGCTAGAGGGGATATATTAGATCTAGATTGAACATGGCTTTGCTAAATTTCGATTATTTACTTCCCATGCTTCATTGAAACTAAGATGGGcaccttttttttataaTCCTATAATAATCAGAGTGCACACTCGAGAGTGATCATGATTAGGCTAAATGTTCAGACCTTTAACATCGCATTCTTTCTACCAAGTCTATCATCTTTACCTGGATCCTCTCTTTTCGGCATCTTCTCCCCGAAAGGCGGAGAATGTCAACTCACGTTTTTTCTTCCCACGTTCGATCTGAAGAGGAATATCCCCCtatcttcctcttctgtcATACCTTGCAGGCCCCATCTCCACCAGAAACGTCTACTGTCCTGTGGATTTCCCCCCTCTATTTCCCTTTGGATCAGCCCACAGCGATTGGCGTTTTACTTCCCACTAGTAGCCATAGCAGAAGCCAATATTACAAATTACAACATCACGCTGGTATTTAATCTCCATTAAATTTCTCTTACCCGGCTCCCCCTGAACTCCCCTCCGCGGTTGAACTTGGCATTTCTGTCTCGCTCGCTTTCCGCTCTCCGCCTTTCCCTGCTCGCGTCATATACGTGGGCTTGGAAATCAACGCCACTCCTGCAGTGTGGGGTTGAACTCTACGAGTCAGTATCAGCAGCTGCGAGACACTGCACAAGCAACCCCAGGATCTGTGTGACTCCCCAAAAGTGTTACCGTAggtatatgttgtactctGACACGATCTATCCGAGTACTCGATCGTTCTCCTCTCGTGCGACCGCTGCCTGTCCTCTACCCAATTTGACTTTTTGGGACGTGATCATCCGTTCCCCCTTGCTGCAAGGTGCCTGAAATAGAACAACTCTCAGTTGGGGTTGAGGTACAACTTATCGAGGTTTAGAGATAGATGTCCAGGACGGGCGATGCTTCATTCTAACTGTAACTTTGCGAACTGCCCCTCCGATTTCCCTCTGCCCACTTGCGAGATCCCGCTGCATCACCGCGCCA
Protein-coding sequences here:
- a CDS encoding Chitin synthase F, whose translation is MLFPWILYLGGQVIGLSGDENSVIGLLRTPSDEIYGSKSEMSLPQRPGKPSPRRDEGRAFRESYQRRRRDIDSGAYSDDPISPSHRHRRRHSSHRRAMDTDEERMDRSGDVRHKKRMVKPERRNDDREQPNYHYRQKSTHMPTYPSTTGNDPLLDNRDGEAETNSSRSMDMKNKDGLYGARGNVNKPMERVPSRRRSKKKKRGSRRSSKGAADEQKRLKAMQQSGPPELWPTYCTVLTFFIPDFVLKCFGMPQKEQRTAWREKIGLISIILMVGAFVGFLTFGFTATVCGSPPVRLKVNEISSNYMIFHGRTYDLAGSKHPAAAGIPGGSNVIYDLPHKYGGQDGSFFFQQVNGACKGLITAQPGSDIPTNSNGDLGWYFPCAPFNQDGSSSPNLTAPFYTGWACHTSKAAREPFYSLKSDGDVYYTWEDTKNKSRNLAVYSGNVLDLDLLAWFDRTQVSYPKQFDELRKNPDVRGVDLTYYLQSGEEKKIGKCLAQIIKVGSIDTDTIGCIASKVVLYVSLIFILSIVVVKFAFALLFQWFLINRYAAQTTSMSSDARTRNQQIEDWSNDIYRPAPRIAETTISDRFSKRSSFFPTTSRFSSPYNVSSSTGSKQKPMYITMASQNSTSRLMPSSSPSTMYKLSHSGSGGTLSADNSRHNPAASRTSLIPPAQGQQDSGYTTLSTDHDGSGPAAFIHEAVVPQPPPEWQPFGYPLAHSLCLITCYSEGEEGIRSTLDSIATTDYPNSHKTILVICDGLIKGQGEEFSTPDIVLGMLKDPVIPKDEVQPYSYVAVATGSKRHNMAKVYTGFYDYGDTSIIPAEKQQRVPMMVVVKCGTPQESTLSKPGNRGKRDSQIILMSFLQKVMFDERMTELEFEMFNGLWNVTGIAPDFYELVLMVDADTKVFPDSLTHMASAMVKDPEIMGLCGETKIANKTDSWVSMIQVFEYFISHHQAKSFESVFGGVTCLPGCFSMYRIKAPKGGQNYWVPILANPDIVEHYSENVVDTLHKKNLLLLGEDRYLTTLMLKTFPKRKQIFVPQAVCKTVVPDSFLVLLSQRRRWINSTVHNLFELVLVRDLCGTFCFSMQFVIFIELIGTLVLPAAISFTIYVVIVSIVRRPVQIIPLVLLALVLGLPGVLIVVTAHKLVYVLWMLIYLLSLPVWNFILPMYAFWKFDDFSWGDTRKTAGEQDKGHGDGEGEFDSTKITMKRWRDFEKERRLHSACVALLVHKSPSSSTLRNHKSVRNPVNYTARCMFSPSCARKDQSASHRADPVEICMRSTYM